A genomic segment from Streptomyces sp. NBC_01233 encodes:
- a CDS encoding cupin translates to MPAGLRRYVEAIPGTPLPHGILGASCTTVNDVTEDRIHELNGVEWLAMGCCPVQDWPDPCEEESPGEESPGSPPQKEFCRPVTEHASPITVYAGAECSTLGWTYAEAREHAEASLALGEQQGLEAAFWRTKLAMDAVDLTPAAGPVSVAQGVAALEGCLAETYGGVGTLHVPAGVAALLGCCNVLREDPETGALRTLAGNCAIIGAGYSALNTGPGNIPAEPGTAWLYITGPLVIRRGPVDTVPDTAGASVNYRTNDRRVLVERTFVVGTTCTVCAIQVVTCD, encoded by the coding sequence ATGCCGGCAGGGCTGCGCAGATACGTCGAGGCCATCCCGGGCACGCCTCTGCCGCACGGCATCCTCGGCGCCTCATGTACGACCGTCAACGACGTCACCGAGGACCGCATCCACGAACTCAACGGCGTGGAGTGGCTCGCGATGGGCTGCTGTCCGGTCCAGGACTGGCCGGACCCCTGCGAGGAGGAGTCCCCGGGCGAGGAGTCCCCGGGCTCCCCGCCGCAGAAGGAGTTCTGTCGGCCCGTCACCGAGCACGCGTCCCCGATCACCGTCTACGCGGGGGCGGAATGCTCGACCCTCGGCTGGACGTACGCGGAGGCACGGGAGCACGCGGAGGCCTCCCTTGCCCTGGGGGAGCAGCAGGGCCTGGAGGCCGCGTTCTGGCGCACGAAGCTGGCCATGGACGCGGTCGACCTGACGCCGGCCGCCGGGCCCGTGAGCGTGGCCCAGGGCGTGGCCGCGCTGGAGGGGTGCCTCGCGGAGACGTACGGCGGCGTGGGCACCCTCCACGTCCCGGCCGGTGTCGCCGCCCTCCTCGGGTGCTGCAACGTGCTGCGGGAGGACCCGGAGACCGGTGCGCTGCGCACCCTCGCCGGGAACTGCGCGATCATCGGCGCCGGTTACTCCGCGCTGAACACGGGGCCGGGGAACATCCCGGCCGAGCCCGGTACTGCGTGGCTCTACATCACGGGGCCGCTGGTCATCCGCCGCGGCCCGGTGGACACCGTCCCGGACACGGCCGGCGCCTCGGTGAACTACCGCACCAACGACCGGCGCGTGCTGGTCGAGCGGACGTTCGTGGTCGGCACGACGTGCACCGTGTGCGCGATCCAGGTGGTGACCTGTGACTGA
- a CDS encoding major capsid protein — translation MDPFELPEDITALNDEELGELLEGAVAAFDARSTSSVVTPRDLEQLRTLAAGVESIRAEQAARHEAATQAAAEIDALAAQVRGGEPEAEPAAVEPTEPTEPAAVEPAAVEPAPEPEPVTASGSLVTRPALDLSGVRRRQPRVLPPPPAPTTHITAAVDVPGYTPGSDLNFDDVVRGINSRATALKTAGGGVGQVISYRHPYPQETIVTDSSSAPEGTTVAMTASAQNRLPKGDLVASGGWCAPSETLYELTDTSCPDMLWDAPEIQLARGGLRYYKPLSLDVSAMTWVHTEADDIAGNTKPCFRIPCPDPVEVRCDAVGVCLEAGILTARHFPELIGWYLRNAMVAHEIRIRQVLFQQALNAATPVVIPASMGALSAVYAAVALQAADMIERHSLCESTALEVVFPWWSRNLFLADIARRNGCCPSDLSTQDIQDLFTPLGVRIQWARGLSPAVPTDIGAPTPATDWPATLNFLIYPAGSLVIGRGEEVNLGVIHDSSKFVTNDYTALFAEECIALVDRSVDTRVVTVPVCPTGETGGQTVLACPIA, via the coding sequence ATGGACCCGTTCGAGCTTCCCGAAGACATCACCGCACTCAACGACGAGGAGCTGGGCGAGCTCCTGGAGGGGGCGGTCGCTGCCTTCGACGCCCGGTCCACGTCGAGCGTCGTCACCCCCCGCGATCTGGAGCAGCTCCGCACGCTGGCCGCTGGTGTGGAGAGCATCCGCGCCGAGCAGGCCGCCCGCCACGAGGCAGCCACCCAGGCCGCGGCCGAGATCGACGCCCTGGCCGCCCAGGTCCGCGGAGGCGAGCCGGAGGCAGAGCCCGCCGCCGTCGAGCCGACGGAGCCGACCGAGCCCGCCGCCGTCGAGCCGGCCGCCGTCGAGCCCGCCCCGGAGCCGGAGCCCGTCACCGCGTCCGGTTCCCTCGTCACCCGGCCCGCGCTGGACCTCTCCGGTGTCCGTCGCCGGCAGCCCCGGGTCCTCCCGCCGCCGCCCGCGCCGACCACGCACATCACGGCCGCCGTGGACGTCCCCGGCTACACCCCGGGCAGTGACCTCAACTTCGACGACGTCGTGCGCGGCATCAACTCCCGCGCGACCGCGCTCAAGACCGCCGGGGGCGGCGTCGGACAGGTCATCTCCTACCGGCACCCGTACCCCCAGGAGACCATCGTCACGGACTCCTCCTCGGCGCCCGAGGGCACCACCGTGGCCATGACCGCCTCGGCGCAGAACCGGCTGCCGAAGGGCGACCTGGTCGCGTCTGGCGGCTGGTGCGCCCCGTCGGAGACGCTGTACGAGCTGACGGACACGAGCTGCCCGGACATGCTGTGGGACGCCCCGGAGATCCAGCTCGCGCGCGGCGGCCTGCGCTACTACAAGCCGCTCAGCCTGGACGTGTCCGCGATGACGTGGGTGCACACCGAGGCCGACGACATCGCCGGGAACACCAAGCCGTGTTTCCGGATCCCCTGCCCGGACCCGGTGGAGGTCCGCTGTGACGCGGTCGGCGTCTGCCTGGAGGCGGGCATCCTCACCGCCAGGCACTTCCCGGAGCTCATCGGCTGGTACCTGCGCAACGCCATGGTGGCGCACGAGATCCGCATCCGGCAGGTGCTGTTCCAGCAGGCCCTGAACGCCGCGACCCCGGTCGTCATCCCCGCGTCCATGGGCGCCCTGTCGGCGGTCTACGCCGCCGTCGCGCTCCAGGCCGCCGACATGATCGAGCGTCACAGCCTGTGTGAGAGCACGGCCCTGGAGGTCGTGTTCCCCTGGTGGAGCCGGAACCTCTTCCTGGCGGACATCGCGCGCCGGAACGGCTGCTGCCCCTCGGACCTGTCCACCCAGGACATTCAGGACCTGTTCACGCCGCTCGGGGTGCGCATCCAGTGGGCGCGCGGCCTGTCCCCGGCCGTCCCGACGGACATCGGTGCCCCGACCCCGGCGACGGACTGGCCGGCCACGCTCAACTTCCTCATCTACCCGGCCGGATCGCTGGTCATCGGCCGTGGCGAGGAGGTCAACCTGGGCGTGATCCACGACTCCAGCAAGTTCGTGACGAACGATTACACGGCCCTCTTCGCCGAGGAATGCATCGCCCTGGTGGACCGCTCCGTGGACACCCGCGTCGTCACCGTCCCGGTCTGCCCGACCGGCGAGACCGGCGGCCAGACCGTCCTGGCCTGCCCGATCGCCTGA